Proteins found in one Scomber scombrus chromosome 15, fScoSco1.1, whole genome shotgun sequence genomic segment:
- the LOC133995664 gene encoding trichohyalin-like, whose product MTLGKKDPNKINKTIWLVGETGTGKSTLVNALFNYTMGVKFEDNIWFEIVEDEMKSQTESQTSEEKRSQTSEESNSQAESQTSDEKNSQAESQTSEEKRSQTSEEKNSQAESQTSDEKNSQAESQKSEEKRSQTSEEKNSQAEIQTSEEKNSQAESQTSDEKNSQAESQTSEEKTSQTSEEKNSQTSDEKRSQAESQTSEEKNSQAESQTSEEKNSQAETQTSEEKISQTSEETNSQAESQTSEEKNSQAESQTSEEKRSQTSEEKNSQTSEERNSLAESQTIEEKRSQTSDEKRSQADSQTSDEKRSQAESQTSEEKNSQAESQTSEEKNSQAETQTSEEKYSQAESQTSEEKISQTESQTSEEKNSQTESQTSEKKDSQTESQTSEEKNSQAESQTSKEKNSQAESQTSEEKNSQAESQTSEEKNSQAETQTSEEKNGQAESQTSEEKNSQSESQTSEEKNSQTETQTSDEKRSQAVSQTSEEKNSQTESQTSEKKNSQTESQTSEEKNSQAETQISKEKNSQTESQRSEEKNSQAESQTSEEKNSQAESQTSEEKRSQAETQTSEEKNSQAESQTSEEKNSQAESQTSEEKNSQAESQTSEEKSSQAETQTSDVIVYEIFGYEDKTLPYSLTIIDTPGYGNTRGIEHDIIISQSTFDLFCSENGIHEIDAVGLVLKASENRVSDRLKYIFDSVTSLFVKNLEDNTVVLITHSNGRLPKNVLQALEAANIQLAKNTKEPVHFLFDNCQDEDRTDDIDDLKHAEKITMKGMRQLVEFLEQTSPQKLQKTKEVLKEQICKKVTSCIQNLQERIQLIELKQKEIQQTKEALKKHEEEMKKNEKFTVEVDEVYKEKEDINGGMRETAPRDPERAVAQASRLVPQQPQTEFGITGVHRDRILLISAKIPNRRQLTVTLLKKPV is encoded by the exons ATGACTCTTGGTAAAAAGGACCCCAACAAGATAAACAAAACCATCTGGTTGGTAGGAGAGACAGGAACAGGAAAATCTACTCTGGTCAACGCTCTGTTCAACTACACCATGGGAGTGAAGTTTGAGGACAACATCTGGTTTGAGATCGTAGAAGATGAGATGAAAAGTCAGACAGAGAGTCAGAcatcagaagagaagagaagtcaGACATCAGAAGAGAGTAACAGTCAGGCAGAGAGTCAGACATCAGATGAGAAGAACAGTCAGGCAGAGAGTCAGAcatcagaagagaagagaagtcaGACATCAGAAGAGAAGAACAGTCAGGCAGAGAGTCAGACATCAGATGAGAAGAACAGTCAGGCAGAGAGTCAGAaatcagaagagaagagaagtcaGACATCAGAAGAGAAGAACAGTCAGGCAGAGATTCAGACATCAGAAGAGAAGAACAGTCAGGCAGAGAGTCAGACATCAGATGAGAAGAACAGTCAGGCAGAGAGTCAGACATCAGAAGAGAAGACAAGTCAGACATCAGAAGAGAAGAACAGTCAGACATCAGATGAGAAGAGAAGTCAGGCAGAAAGTCAGACATCAGAAGAGAAGAACAGTCAGGCAGAGAGTCAGACATCAGAAGAGAAGAACAGTCAGGCAGAGACTCAGACATCAGAAGAAAAGATAAGTCAGACATCAGAAGAGACGAACAGTCAGGCAGAGAGTCAGACATCAGAAGAGAAGAACAGTCAGGCAGAGAGTCAGAcatcagaagagaagagaagtcaGACATCAGAAGAGAAGAACAGTCAGACATCAGAAGAGAGGAACAGTCTGGCAGAGAGTCAGACaatagaagagaagagaagtcaGACATCAGATGAGAAGAGAAGTCAGGCAGATAGTCAGACATCAGATGAGAAGAGAAGTCAGGCAGAAAGTCAGACATCAGAAGAGAAGAACAGTCAGGCAGAGAGTCAGACATCAGAAGAGAAGAACAGTCAGGCAGAGACTCAGACATCAGAAGAAAAGTACAGTCAGGCAGAGAGTCAGACATCAGAAGAGAAGatcagtcagacagagagtcagacatcagaagagaagaacagtcagacagagagtcagacatcagaaaagaaggacagtcagacagagagtcAGACATCAGAAGAGAAGAACAGTCAGGCAGAGAGTCAGACTtcaaaagagaagaacagtCAGGCAGAGAGTCAGACATCAGAAGAGAAGAACAGTCAGGCAGAGAGTCAGACATCAGAAGAGAAGAACAGTCAGGCAGAGACTCAGACATCAGAAGAAAAGAACGGTCAGGCAGAGAGTCAGACATCAGAAGAGAAGAACAGTCAGTCAGAGAGTCAGACATCAGAAGAGAAGAACAGTCAGACAGAGACTCAGACATCAGATGAGAAGAGAAGTCAGGCAGTGAGTCAGACATCAGAAGAGAAgaacagtcagacagagagtcagacatcagaaaagaagaacagtcagacagagagtcAGACATCAGAAGAGAAGAACAGTCAGGCAGAGACTCAGATatcaaaagagaagaacagtcagacagagagtcAGAGATCAGAAGAGAAGAACAGTCAGGCAGAGAGTCAGACATCAGAAGAGAAGAACAGTCAGGCAGAGAGTCAGAcatcagaagagaagagaagtcaGGCAGAGACTCAGACATCAGAAGAGAAGAACAGTCAGGCAGAGAGTCAGACATCAGAAGAGAAGAACAGTCAGGCAGAGAGTCAAACATCAGAAGAGAAGAACAGTCAGGCAGAGAGTCAGACATCAGAAGAGAAGAGCAGTCAGGCAGAGACTCAGACATCAGATGTGATCGTGTACGAGATCTTTGGTTATGAAGATAAAACTCTGCCCTACTCTCTGACCATCATCGATACTCCTGGATATGGAAACACCAGAGGGATTGAACATGATATCATCATCAGTCAAAGTACTTTTGATTTATTCTGCTCAGAAAATGGGATTCATGAGATCGATGCAGTGGGTCTGGTGCTGAAGGCGAGTGAGAATCGAGTGAGTGACCGACTTAAGTACATCTTTGATTCAGTGACGTCTCTGTTTGTAAAAAACCTGGAAGACAACACTGTTGTTCTCATCACACACTCAAATGGAAGACTACCTAAAAATGTGCTACAAGCTCTTGAAGCTGCAAACATTCAGTTGGCCAAAAATACAAAGGAacctgttcacttcctgtttgataaCTGCCAGGATGAAGACCGAACAGACGACATAGATGACCTGAAACATGctgaaaaaataacaatgaaagGAATGAGACAGTTGGTGGAGTTTTTAGAACAAACTTCGCCTCaaaagctgcaaaaaacaaaagaagtcCTGAAAGAGCAAATCTGTAAAAAAGTGACATCCTGCATCCAAAACCTGCAAGAAAGAATCCAGCTGATTGAACTAAAACAGAAAGAGATCCAACAGACTAAAGAAGCTCTGaagaaacatgaagaagagatgaagaagaatgAGAAGTTCACTGTAGAAGTTGATGAGGTctacaaagagaaagaggatatCAATGGTGGGATGag AGAGACAGCCCCCAGAGACCCAGAACGGGCAGTCGCCCAGGCCAGCCGACTGGTCCCGCAGCAACCCCAGACGGAATTCGGGATCACCGGAGTCCACCGGGATCGCATCCTGCTGATCTCCGCTAAAATCCCGAACCGCAGACAGCTGAC